A single genomic interval of Zingiber officinale cultivar Zhangliang chromosome 4A, Zo_v1.1, whole genome shotgun sequence harbors:
- the LOC121969833 gene encoding protein MICRORCHIDIA 6 isoform X2, producing the protein MNYTNFIDLSCDEESEQTYFEDVKPIFPLQISSGKSGCSTVNDQSLHRGVSLKQELEESRSSTSGSSIIDQGGPSANMISLNFASPSSPVPLCRQFWKSGDYEVGQAISSTSENGRNRLRIHPKFLHSNATSHKWAFGAIAELLDNAVDEAQNGATLVTVEKFINSRDGSHALLIQDDGGGMDPKSLRRCISFGFSDKQSGLSIGQYGNGFKTSTMRLGADVIIFSRSKKERAFTQSIGLLSYTFLRETGCDDIIVPTADYEFDELTNSFKRLYRHDEKHFSSNLSTILEWSPFNTEDKLLAQFIDIGHHGTKIIIFNLWLNDDGNMELDFQLDAKDIMISEAQRQVQKHKHDSKQIANRLRFSLRAYISILYLRIPQNFRIVLRGEVVKPHNIANDLIYRECILYKPQACGVSEASIVTTIGFLDGAPNVNVHGFNVYHKNRLILPYWKVANNSYGKGRGVVGVLETNFIKPTHDKQDFEKSALYQKLESRLKEMTYEYWDLHCHLVGYYNNKKPAAPRPSTVVCQMPQLGTSSSLDLVETKDFTPAKLERTTLITASTQPISCITPTDLKCDGLPLKRKNENQVAATRETKVQNLSNPFGSRSTKATKDSGSGVQPIPDIKAMILKNKELRDQCLEYEETEKQLVQKAKKLRAELLEVLEAYKKLLIDVIPIEDVKTETL; encoded by the exons ATGAACTATACAAACTTCATTGACTTGTCCTGTGATGAAGAATCTGAGCAAACATATTTTGAAGATGTTAAACCTATTTTTCCTTTACAAATTAGTTCTGGTAAAAGTGGATGTTCCACAGTAAATGATCAGTCACTTCATAGAGGTGTCTCTTTAAAGCAAGAACTTGAGGAAAGCAGAAGTTCTACTAGTGGTTCCAGCATAATAGATCAAGGGGGTCCTTCAGCTAATATGATTTCTCTGAACTTTGCCTCACCATCTTCTCCTGTTCCTCTATGTCGACAATTCTGGAAATCTGGAGACTATGAAGTTGGACAAGCTATTTCTTCCACATCTGAAA ATGGTAGAAATCGCCTGCGCATCCATCCAAAATTCCTTCATTCAAATGCAACTTCACACAAATGGGCTTTTGGTG CTATTGCAGAATTACTTGACAATGCAGTTGATGAG GCACAAAATGGAGCAACATTAGTTACCGTAGAAAAATTCATAAATTCACGTGATGGAAGTCATGCTTTACTTATTCAAG ATGACGGAGGAGGAATGGATCCAAAATCTCTGCGTCGGTGTATCAGCTTTGGTTTTTCAGATAAACAATCAGGACTCTCGATTGGCCAAT ATGGAAATGGTTTCAAGACAAGTACCATGCGGCTTGGGGCAGATGTAATTATATTTAGCCGTTCCAAGAAAGAAAG GGCATTTACTCAAAGTATAGGGCTCCTTTCTTACACTTTTCTCAGGGAGACAGGTTGCGATGACATTATTGTACCAACT GCTGATTATGAATTTGACGAGCTGACTAATTCATTCAAGAGATTATATCGTCATGATGAGAAACATTTTTCTTCAAATTTATCAACGATCTTGGAGTGGTCACCATTTAACACAGAAGATAAATTGTTAGCACAA TTTATTGACATAGGGCATCATGGTACAAAGATTATTATATTCAACTTATGGTTGAATGATGATGGGAATATGGAGCTTGATTTCCAGTTAGATGCAAAG GATATTATGATTAGTGAAGCACAAAGACAAGTGCAGAAACATAAACATGACAGTAAACAAATTGCAAATAGGCTACGTTTTTCTCTTCGA GCATACATATCCATCTTATATCTACGGATACCACAAAATTTCAGGATAGTTTTGCGTGGGGAAGTTGTTAAACCTCACAACATAGCTAATGATCTCATATATCGGGAATGCATATTGTATAAACCACAAGCATGTGGAGTTTCAGAG GCTTCTATTGTCACTACCATTGGATTTCTAGATGGCGCTCCAAATGTTAATGTCCATGGATTCAATGTCTACCACAAGAATCGCCTTATATTG CCTTATTGGAAAGTTGCAAATAATTCCTATGGAAAAGGCAGAGGAGTTGTTG GTGTGCTTGAGACAAATTTCATAAAGCCTACTCATGATAAGCAGGATTTTGAGAAGTCTGCCCTTTACCAAAAGCTTGAGAGTCGCTTGAAAGAGATGACATATGAGTATTG GGATCTTCATTGCCATTTGGTGGGCTACTATAACAACAAGAAGCCTGCAGCACCAAGACCATCTACTGTTGTTTGCCAGATGCCTCAGTTGGGAACATCTAGCTCTTTAGATCTGGTTGAGACTAAGGATTTTACACCAGCTAAGCTGGAGAGAACCACTCTCATTACTGCATCCACACAACCTATATCCTGCATAACACCTACAGACTTAAAATGTGATG GACTACCACTTAAAAGAAAGAATGAAAATCAAGTTGCTGCCACGCGAGAAACAAAAGTGCAGAATTTATCTAATCCATTTGGATCTAGAAGCACCAAGGCAACCAAA GATTCCGGTTCTGGCGTGCAACCAATTCCTGATATTAAagcaatgattttaaaaaataaggagcTACGTGATCA GTGCTTGGAGTACGAAGAGACAGAGAAACAACTTGTGCAAAAG GCGAAGAAACTTAGAGCTGAGCTTCTAGAGGTTTTAGAGGCATACAAGAAATTGCTGATTGATGTCATACCAATTGAAGATGTTAAAACAGAGACACTGTAG
- the LOC121969833 gene encoding protein MICRORCHIDIA 6 isoform X1, translating to MNYTNFIDLSCDEESEQTYFEDVKPIFPLQISSGKSGCSTVNDQSLHRGVSLKQELEESRSSTSGSSIIDQGGPSANMISLNFASPSSPVPLCRQFWKSGDYEVGQAISSTSENGRNRLRIHPKFLHSNATSHKWAFGAIAELLDNAVDEAQNGATLVTVEKFINSRDGSHALLIQDDGGGMDPKSLRRCISFGFSDKQSGLSIGQYGNGFKTSTMRLGADVIIFSRSKKERAFTQSIGLLSYTFLRETGCDDIIVPTADYEFDELTNSFKRLYRHDEKHFSSNLSTILEWSPFNTEDKLLAQFIDIGHHGTKIIIFNLWLNDDGNMELDFQLDAKDIMISEAQRQVQKHKHDSKQIANRLRFSLRAYISILYLRIPQNFRIVLRGEVVKPHNIANDLIYRECILYKPQACGVSEASIVTTIGFLDGAPNVNVHGFNVYHKNRLILPYWKVANNSYGKGRGVVGVLETNFIKPTHDKQDFEKSALYQKLESRLKEMTYEYWDLHCHLVGYYNNKKPAAPRPSTVVCQMPQLGTSSSLDLVETKDFTPAKLERTTLITASTQPISCITPTDLKCDGSIQTRLPLKRKNENQVAATRETKVQNLSNPFGSRSTKATKDSGSGVQPIPDIKAMILKNKELRDQCLEYEETEKQLVQKAKKLRAELLEVLEAYKKLLIDVIPIEDVKTETL from the exons ATGAACTATACAAACTTCATTGACTTGTCCTGTGATGAAGAATCTGAGCAAACATATTTTGAAGATGTTAAACCTATTTTTCCTTTACAAATTAGTTCTGGTAAAAGTGGATGTTCCACAGTAAATGATCAGTCACTTCATAGAGGTGTCTCTTTAAAGCAAGAACTTGAGGAAAGCAGAAGTTCTACTAGTGGTTCCAGCATAATAGATCAAGGGGGTCCTTCAGCTAATATGATTTCTCTGAACTTTGCCTCACCATCTTCTCCTGTTCCTCTATGTCGACAATTCTGGAAATCTGGAGACTATGAAGTTGGACAAGCTATTTCTTCCACATCTGAAA ATGGTAGAAATCGCCTGCGCATCCATCCAAAATTCCTTCATTCAAATGCAACTTCACACAAATGGGCTTTTGGTG CTATTGCAGAATTACTTGACAATGCAGTTGATGAG GCACAAAATGGAGCAACATTAGTTACCGTAGAAAAATTCATAAATTCACGTGATGGAAGTCATGCTTTACTTATTCAAG ATGACGGAGGAGGAATGGATCCAAAATCTCTGCGTCGGTGTATCAGCTTTGGTTTTTCAGATAAACAATCAGGACTCTCGATTGGCCAAT ATGGAAATGGTTTCAAGACAAGTACCATGCGGCTTGGGGCAGATGTAATTATATTTAGCCGTTCCAAGAAAGAAAG GGCATTTACTCAAAGTATAGGGCTCCTTTCTTACACTTTTCTCAGGGAGACAGGTTGCGATGACATTATTGTACCAACT GCTGATTATGAATTTGACGAGCTGACTAATTCATTCAAGAGATTATATCGTCATGATGAGAAACATTTTTCTTCAAATTTATCAACGATCTTGGAGTGGTCACCATTTAACACAGAAGATAAATTGTTAGCACAA TTTATTGACATAGGGCATCATGGTACAAAGATTATTATATTCAACTTATGGTTGAATGATGATGGGAATATGGAGCTTGATTTCCAGTTAGATGCAAAG GATATTATGATTAGTGAAGCACAAAGACAAGTGCAGAAACATAAACATGACAGTAAACAAATTGCAAATAGGCTACGTTTTTCTCTTCGA GCATACATATCCATCTTATATCTACGGATACCACAAAATTTCAGGATAGTTTTGCGTGGGGAAGTTGTTAAACCTCACAACATAGCTAATGATCTCATATATCGGGAATGCATATTGTATAAACCACAAGCATGTGGAGTTTCAGAG GCTTCTATTGTCACTACCATTGGATTTCTAGATGGCGCTCCAAATGTTAATGTCCATGGATTCAATGTCTACCACAAGAATCGCCTTATATTG CCTTATTGGAAAGTTGCAAATAATTCCTATGGAAAAGGCAGAGGAGTTGTTG GTGTGCTTGAGACAAATTTCATAAAGCCTACTCATGATAAGCAGGATTTTGAGAAGTCTGCCCTTTACCAAAAGCTTGAGAGTCGCTTGAAAGAGATGACATATGAGTATTG GGATCTTCATTGCCATTTGGTGGGCTACTATAACAACAAGAAGCCTGCAGCACCAAGACCATCTACTGTTGTTTGCCAGATGCCTCAGTTGGGAACATCTAGCTCTTTAGATCTGGTTGAGACTAAGGATTTTACACCAGCTAAGCTGGAGAGAACCACTCTCATTACTGCATCCACACAACCTATATCCTGCATAACACCTACAGACTTAAAATGTGATGGTAGCATACAGACCA GACTACCACTTAAAAGAAAGAATGAAAATCAAGTTGCTGCCACGCGAGAAACAAAAGTGCAGAATTTATCTAATCCATTTGGATCTAGAAGCACCAAGGCAACCAAA GATTCCGGTTCTGGCGTGCAACCAATTCCTGATATTAAagcaatgattttaaaaaataaggagcTACGTGATCA GTGCTTGGAGTACGAAGAGACAGAGAAACAACTTGTGCAAAAG GCGAAGAAACTTAGAGCTGAGCTTCTAGAGGTTTTAGAGGCATACAAGAAATTGCTGATTGATGTCATACCAATTGAAGATGTTAAAACAGAGACACTGTAG